In a genomic window of Enterobacter asburiae:
- a CDS encoding glucuronyl hydrolase, giving the protein MTKSVITEALRPIELLQVDRLALSQKLEAALSRVTRKLDKNIVAFGDKFPGEACEKGVWPRTDNVEWTTSFWPGQLWLAWEMTGKAHYREAAERYLPSFARRIEQRIDTATHDLGFLYSLSCISAWRLTGNEAARQSALLAAERLMERFNPTANIIQAWGDLNDPEQQGRMIIDCNMNLPLLYWASEQTGDPRYAQAATAHAGQAAKYIVREDASTYHTYYMDVQTGEPRFGNTHQGYSDTSCWSRGQAWGIYGFLLSYQHTGDKQMVELSRSLAHYFLNRLPEDDICHWDLALLGTDAVRDSSAAAIAACGLLELVKALPTLDANRAYYEEMALRIAQSLTDNYLAHDDDPTEGLLQHSVYHMGSGKGVDQCCSWGDYFYLELLARLRQIWHPYW; this is encoded by the coding sequence ATGACCAAATCTGTTATCACCGAAGCGCTGCGGCCGATCGAACTGCTTCAGGTCGATCGCCTGGCGCTGAGCCAGAAGCTGGAAGCGGCGTTATCCCGCGTCACGCGCAAGCTCGACAAGAATATTGTCGCCTTCGGCGATAAGTTCCCCGGCGAAGCCTGTGAGAAGGGTGTCTGGCCGCGCACCGATAACGTGGAATGGACCACCAGCTTTTGGCCCGGCCAGCTGTGGCTGGCGTGGGAGATGACCGGCAAAGCGCATTATCGCGAAGCCGCCGAGCGCTATTTACCGTCGTTCGCCCGGCGTATTGAGCAGCGCATCGACACCGCAACGCACGATCTCGGGTTCCTCTATTCGCTCTCCTGCATCAGCGCCTGGCGGCTCACCGGCAACGAAGCCGCTCGCCAGTCGGCGCTGCTGGCGGCAGAGCGCCTGATGGAGCGTTTTAATCCGACGGCCAACATTATTCAGGCGTGGGGTGATTTAAACGACCCGGAGCAGCAGGGACGAATGATCATCGACTGCAATATGAACCTGCCGCTGCTGTACTGGGCCAGCGAACAGACCGGGGATCCGCGCTATGCGCAAGCGGCGACGGCGCACGCCGGACAGGCAGCGAAGTATATCGTGCGTGAAGATGCCTCGACTTATCACACTTACTATATGGATGTGCAGACGGGTGAGCCGCGCTTTGGCAATACCCATCAGGGCTACAGCGATACCTCGTGCTGGTCGCGCGGCCAGGCATGGGGCATTTACGGCTTTCTGCTCAGCTATCAGCACACCGGCGATAAGCAGATGGTTGAGCTATCACGCAGCCTGGCGCATTACTTCCTCAACCGTCTGCCGGAAGATGATATTTGCCACTGGGATCTGGCCCTGCTCGGTACCGACGCCGTGCGCGACAGTTCAGCGGCGGCGATTGCCGCCTGTGGCCTGCTGGAGCTGGTCAAGGCGCTGCCGACGCTCGACGCAAACCGCGCGTATTATGAAGAGATGGCGCTGCGTATTGCGCAGTCGCTGACCGATAACTACCTTGCCCATGACGACGATCCGACCGAAGGGCTGCTGCAGCACTCGGTTTATCACATGGGCAGCGGTAAGGGCGTCGATCAGTGCTGTAGCTGGGGTGACTATTTCTATCTTGAGCTGCTGGCGCGGTTGCGACAGATTTGGCATCCGTACTGGTAA